The following are from one region of the Ptychodera flava strain L36383 chromosome 15, AS_Pfla_20210202, whole genome shotgun sequence genome:
- the LOC139151180 gene encoding galactokinase-like — translation MASAPGGVTEVCTVDSLLQKAISAFEAKFGGKPSIAACAPGRVNLIGEHTDYNDGFVFPMALPMVTVVVGNKTSSGVCRVMTTADNVDEPRAVEFPLPSDASPLQPGKPSWSNYVKGVIAKFKGELVSFDAVIATSVPIGGGVSSSASVEVATYTFLEVLTGNTTGLKEKALACQKAEHDFAGMPCGIMDQFISTMGKEGHALLIDCRSMESKLVPLSDPSLVILVINSNVRHELTGSEYPTRRRQCYEAAEMLGKKSLRTATMQELNSIKGKLDEEIYRRARHVIGEIERTEEASAVLQSGDYRKFGELMVQSHQSLRDDYEVSCPELDELVDAAMQVDGVFGSRMTGGGFGGCTVTLLKKDAVPKVVEHVKAKYSGTATFYVTSASDGARPLQI, via the exons ATGGCTTCTGCTCCAGGGGGTGTGACTGAAGTGTGCACTGTTGATTCACTTCTACAGAAAGCTATTTCAGCGTTTGAAGCTAAATTTGGAGGAAAGCCTTCGATTGCAGCATGTGCCCCAGGACGAGTTAACTTAATCGGCGAACACACCGATTATAACGACGGGTTTGTCTTCCCTATG GCATTGCCCATGGTGACGGTCGTTGTTGGTAACAAAACATCATCTGGAGTCTGCAGAGTGATGACAACAGCGGACAATGTGGATGAGCCCAGAGCTGTTGAGTTTCCTCTTCCCTCGGATGCCAGTCCTTTGCAACCAGGGAAGCCATCTTGGTCAAATTATGTCAAAGGAGTCATTGCAAAGTTCAAAG GTGAATTAGTATCCTTTGACGCAGTGATAGCCACTTCTGTTCCGATTGGTGGTGGTGTTTCTAGCTCAGCTTCCGTGGAAGTAGCCACGTACACATTCCTCGAAGTTCTTACCGGTAACACAACTGGTCTGAAAGAGAAAGCCTTAGCTTGTCAGAAAGCTGAACATGACTTCGCTGGAATGCCATGCGGTATTATGGATCAGTTCATTTCTACCATGGGGAAGGAGGGTCACGCTTTACTCATAGACTGCAG ATCTATGGAGTCCAAATTGGTACCACTAAGTGACCCCAGTTTAGTCATCTTGGTTATCAACTCAAACGTGAGGCATGAACTGACAGGCAGTGAGTACCCAACTAGAAGACGTCAGTGTTACGAGGCAGCAGAGATGCTAGGAAAGAAGAGTTTACGTACTGCTACCATGCAAGAACTCAACT CAATCAAGGGAAAACTGGACGAGGAAATATATAGGAGGGCACGACATGTGATCGGTGAAATTGAACGCACAGAAGAAGCCTCAGCTGTGTTACAGTCCGGTGATTATCGTAAATTTGGTGAATTGATGGTTCAAAGTCATCAGTCACTCAG GGATGATTATGAAGTGAGTTGTCCAGAACTGGATGAACTAGTTGATGCTGCTATGCAAGTTGACGGTGTCTTTGGTTCAAGAATGACTGGAGGTGGTTTCGGTGGATGTACAG TAACTCTACTGAAGAAAGATGCTGTTCCTAAGGTTGTGGAGCATGTCAAG GCCAAATACTCAGGTACAGCCACATTCTATGTGACATCAGCGTCTGACGGAGCAAGACCTCTTCAAATCTAA